Proteins co-encoded in one Oreochromis aureus strain Israel breed Guangdong linkage group 3, ZZ_aureus, whole genome shotgun sequence genomic window:
- the LOC120439129 gene encoding transmembrane protein 272-like has translation MPDTDTDTDTFRRIRRPPKPPCVVVGCFQVISCVMPIAQFVIGALYQFDCPRQPYIPIYLLVMGVVSMLLALLSILPCHAGFGNHSGAWSCLVSLFFFCWFIAGNVWIYSVYEPNYNKTVSRDVYCNKTLYLFAFWTTNMSYVLFGFLLFCTCCPWTLCGED, from the exons ATGCCtgacactgacactgacactgacacatTTCGGCGCATCCGCAGACCTCCTAAACCTCCATGTGTGGTTGTAG GATGTTTCCAGGTGATTTCGTGCGTCATGCCCATTGCTCAGTTCGTTATTG GAGCATTGTACCAGTTTGACTGCCCCAGGCAGCCCTACATTCCCATCTACCTGCTGGTGATGGGAGTGGTCTCCATGCTGCTGGCTCTGCTCTCCATCCTTCCGTGTCACGCAGGCTTCGGCAACCACAGCGGCGCCTGGAGCTGCCTCGTctcactcttcttcttctgctggtTCATTGCTG GAAATGTGTGGATCTACTCCGTCTATGAACCCAACTACAATAAGACAGTAAGCAGGGATGTGTACTGCAACAAGACACTCTACCTGTTTGCCTTCTGGACCACCAACATGAGCTACGTCCTGTTTggctttttgcttttctgtacCTGTTGTCCGTGGACTCTGTGTGGTGAAGATTAA
- the LOC116330736 gene encoding transmembrane protein 272-like isoform X1 gives MPESDRPQHTCIPRIIRCVSVIFFIMFIVQAIVGCVYIYDCPRAPSIPLFMAICGFIPVFWGLSHCKSRCSILCNCLFLIFCFAWFIFGSFLIYSNYELDYGMNTTDTNRYCNKTLYLFGFCCITLTYILIGVLVFTFFFARCTNQMEVYDDEARPLLWR, from the exons ATGCCAGAGAGCGATAGACCTCAACACACCTGCATACCTCGAATAATAA GGTGTGTCTCTGTCATTTTCTTCATCATGTTTATTGTTCAGGCGATAGTTG GATGCGTGTACATTTATGACTGTCCAAGGGCGCCCTCCATTCCCCTCTTTATGGCTATTTGTGGATTCATACCTGTCTTCTGGGGACTGAGCCATTGCAAGAGCAGGTGCAGTATTCTCTGCAACTGTCTGTTCCTCATCTTCTGTTTTGCCTGGTTTATCTTCG GTAGTTTTCTCATCTACTCCAATTATGAACTCGACTACGGCATGAACACTACAGACACCAATCGTTACTGCAACAAGACGCTCTACCTGTTTGGATTTTGTTGCATCACCCTGACCTACATCCTCATAGGTGTtcttgttttcacatttttttttgctCGCTGCACCAACCAGATGGAGGTTTACGATGATGAGGCTCGGCCACTGCTGTGGCGCTAA
- the LOC116330736 gene encoding transmembrane protein 272-like isoform X2 → MPESDRPQHTCIPRIIRCVYIYDCPRAPSIPLFMAICGFIPVFWGLSHCKSRCSILCNCLFLIFCFAWFIFGSFLIYSNYELDYGMNTTDTNRYCNKTLYLFGFCCITLTYILIGVLVFTFFFARCTNQMEVYDDEARPLLWR, encoded by the exons ATGCCAGAGAGCGATAGACCTCAACACACCTGCATACCTCGAATAATAA GATGCGTGTACATTTATGACTGTCCAAGGGCGCCCTCCATTCCCCTCTTTATGGCTATTTGTGGATTCATACCTGTCTTCTGGGGACTGAGCCATTGCAAGAGCAGGTGCAGTATTCTCTGCAACTGTCTGTTCCTCATCTTCTGTTTTGCCTGGTTTATCTTCG GTAGTTTTCTCATCTACTCCAATTATGAACTCGACTACGGCATGAACACTACAGACACCAATCGTTACTGCAACAAGACGCTCTACCTGTTTGGATTTTGTTGCATCACCCTGACCTACATCCTCATAGGTGTtcttgttttcacatttttttttgctCGCTGCACCAACCAGATGGAGGTTTACGATGATGAGGCTCGGCCACTGCTGTGGCGCTAA